One part of the Paenibacillus silvisoli genome encodes these proteins:
- a CDS encoding AraC family transcriptional regulator: MPTHPYGLPVINNIGDIIIQAGGHILGPRKIDDFELVYFPEGTDTVYEVEGETPQLLDSPCFVLTQPGIYHRYLFDRERNVRHQFIHFEHDQLRGKDPRFAALLGSHEVVPAKHASLVVALMSQIVVVANHQSHHWRRRLTALLAAALEELAAYADKTPEFAVNSYPVQIANSIAYMEEHLAEPITIESIAKRSGWSHEHFTRMFVAAVGISPKRMLLERRLHRAEELMMKGAGTVKQIAYLAGFGDEHHFSKMYKRLRGMTATEYMERCKEPIFRHAAIGADPGLPFVNRHVVVNPDIK; this comes from the coding sequence ATGCCGACTCATCCGTACGGATTGCCGGTCATTAACAACATCGGCGACATTATCATTCAGGCCGGCGGCCATATTCTCGGTCCGCGCAAGATCGACGATTTTGAGCTGGTCTATTTTCCGGAAGGCACGGACACGGTCTACGAAGTCGAAGGCGAAACGCCGCAGCTGCTCGATTCTCCCTGCTTCGTGCTGACGCAGCCCGGCATCTATCACCGCTATCTCTTTGACCGCGAACGCAACGTCCGGCATCAATTCATTCATTTCGAGCATGACCAGCTGCGCGGGAAAGATCCGCGGTTTGCCGCTTTACTCGGAAGCCACGAGGTCGTACCGGCTAAACACGCCAGTCTGGTCGTCGCGCTCATGAGCCAAATCGTCGTCGTCGCGAACCATCAATCCCACCACTGGCGGCGCAGACTGACGGCGCTCCTTGCCGCCGCGCTTGAGGAGCTGGCCGCATATGCCGACAAAACGCCCGAATTCGCGGTGAACAGCTACCCCGTTCAGATCGCCAACAGCATCGCCTATATGGAGGAGCATCTAGCGGAGCCGATTACAATCGAGAGCATCGCGAAACGCTCCGGCTGGTCGCATGAGCATTTTACCCGCATGTTCGTGGCGGCCGTCGGCATCTCGCCGAAGCGGATGCTGCTGGAGCGCAGGCTTCACCGCGCCGAGGAGCTCATGATGAAAGGCGCGGGCACCGTGAAGCAAATCGCGTATTTGGCGGGCTTTGGAGACGAGCACCATTTTTCGAAAATGTATAAACGCCTTCGCGGCATGACCGCAACCGAATATATGGAGCGTTGCAAGGAGCCGATCTTCCGGCATGCCGCTATCGGCGCCGATCCGGGCCTGCCGTTCGTCAACCGCCATGTCGTCGTAAACCCGGATATCAAATAA
- a CDS encoding fumarylacetoacetate hydrolase family protein gives MKLISISKQGRNALGVVTENGVVDVEAALQAGAGSNSAEVPSNVMAVIEGGDAALASLRGYIESLPASGGEVYLRQESEIEWGPCVTHPNKIICIGLNYRKHAEETNAPIPAYPILFNKFNNTLTGNLKDIAVPKVTEKLDYEAELVIVIGKKTKYVAKEDALSHVFGYCAVNDLSARDLQLRTQQWLLGKSCDDFSPLGPYLVTADEVGNPNDLWIKSTVNGEVRQSSNTSDMIFPCDEIVSYVSQHMTLVPGDIILTGTPEGVVLGLPPEQQVYLKPGDEVTIEIEKLGALTNRFVADAE, from the coding sequence ATGAAACTGATCAGCATTTCCAAGCAAGGCCGTAACGCGCTTGGCGTCGTAACGGAAAACGGAGTCGTGGATGTAGAGGCAGCGCTGCAAGCGGGAGCGGGCAGCAACAGCGCCGAGGTGCCATCGAATGTGATGGCGGTTATCGAAGGCGGAGACGCGGCATTGGCGTCGTTGCGCGGCTATATCGAGTCGCTGCCGGCTTCGGGCGGCGAAGTTTATCTTCGTCAAGAAAGCGAAATCGAGTGGGGTCCTTGCGTCACGCATCCGAACAAAATCATCTGCATCGGCCTGAACTACCGGAAGCATGCGGAAGAAACGAACGCGCCGATTCCGGCTTACCCGATTCTGTTCAATAAATTCAACAATACGCTGACCGGCAACCTGAAGGACATCGCGGTTCCGAAGGTAACCGAGAAGCTGGATTATGAAGCGGAGCTCGTTATCGTCATCGGCAAGAAAACGAAATATGTGGCCAAAGAAGACGCGCTCAGCCACGTATTCGGCTACTGCGCCGTGAACGATTTGTCCGCGCGCGACTTGCAGCTTCGCACGCAGCAATGGCTGCTAGGCAAGTCTTGCGACGATTTCAGCCCGCTTGGACCGTATCTGGTAACGGCGGACGAAGTCGGCAATCCGAACGACCTGTGGATCAAGTCGACCGTAAACGGCGAGGTGCGCCAATCGTCCAACACGTCGGATATGATTTTCCCATGTGACGAGATCGTCAGCTATGTGTCGCAGCATATGACGCTCGTTCCGGGCGACATTATTTTGACGGGTACGCCTGAAGGCGTCGTGCTCGGTTTGCCGCCGGAGCAGCAGGTTTACTTGAAGCCGGGCGACGAAGTGACGATCGAGATCGAGAAGCTCGGCGCTTTGACGAACCGTTTCGTCGCTGACGCGGAGTAA
- a CDS encoding endonuclease/exonuclease/phosphatase family protein, translated as MKIMSFNLRVNVESDGGNAWPNRIQEAAEAIKQANATVIGTQEGTYSMLQELHAQLPGYSWLGISRTGEQDGEYCAIFYRHDLVEPLESGHFGLSEKPEQLGYMSWNTACPRMCTWVKLRETSGQEWILYNTHLDHISSEARTNGIRLIVDRMKQSSAVGGSIPAVLTGDFNCEPDSDVIACLNDELGLINAYSTLTRVGRTFHDFKGGEAGEPIDYIWATPNVSFTAVHIDRNTYNGRYPSDHYPVAAELALK; from the coding sequence ATGAAAATCATGTCGTTCAACCTGCGCGTAAACGTCGAAAGCGACGGCGGCAATGCTTGGCCAAACCGGATCCAAGAGGCGGCCGAAGCGATTAAACAGGCGAATGCGACCGTAATCGGCACGCAGGAAGGCACCTATTCCATGCTGCAGGAGCTGCATGCGCAGCTGCCCGGATACAGCTGGCTTGGCATTAGCCGGACGGGCGAGCAGGACGGCGAATATTGCGCGATCTTTTATCGCCATGACCTTGTCGAGCCCTTGGAGAGCGGCCACTTCGGACTGTCCGAGAAACCGGAGCAGTTGGGCTATATGAGCTGGAACACCGCCTGCCCGCGCATGTGCACATGGGTCAAGCTGCGCGAAACAAGCGGACAAGAATGGATCCTGTACAACACCCATCTCGACCATATCAGCAGCGAAGCGAGAACGAACGGCATCCGCCTCATCGTCGATCGGATGAAGCAGTCCTCCGCGGTAGGCGGCTCGATCCCCGCCGTGCTTACGGGCGATTTCAACTGCGAGCCGGATAGCGACGTTATCGCCTGCTTAAACGACGAGCTCGGACTCATCAATGCATACTCGACCTTAACCCGCGTCGGGAGAACGTTCCATGACTTCAAAGGCGGCGAAGCCGGCGAGCCCATCGACTACATTTGGGCCACGCCGAACGTCTCCTTCACGGCGGTTCATATCGACCGGAACACCTATAACGGCCGATATCCGTCCGACCATTATCCGGTCGCGGCGGAGCTCGCCCTCAAGTAG
- a CDS encoding phytanoyl-CoA dioxygenase family protein, whose amino-acid sequence MGTYYTPKSREREDRYLVSVEEYTHYQRNGYLVVKGLVSKEDIAELFELAEQTRNEHQHKRVDDHSSDPLNEEFKQATRVHMLSRKEPAAERGLLNPRILDVTEALIGPDVYAVQSMMFLNPPGRGGQGWHQDACYIKTHPDTLIGAWIALEKADEENGCLWVAPGSNHEPIYPPVEIGGGNIHALDAFSNLNSVSNVSHLDDEVNTLSKVVANYPPPISVPLEPGDVLFFHSHLFHRSYPNKTTDRFRRSYVCHYCNARSWVPWDHDGFEGDSGNYRQILARGRTHLPYAEPIFGTEVYLYEGDDGDGSSVSMMGMDNGMMMPVVQKK is encoded by the coding sequence ATGGGAACGTACTATACGCCTAAGTCCCGCGAGCGGGAGGACCGCTATCTGGTCAGTGTCGAGGAATATACGCATTACCAGCGCAACGGCTATCTGGTCGTCAAAGGTCTGGTGTCAAAAGAAGACATCGCCGAGCTGTTCGAGCTGGCGGAGCAAACAAGAAACGAGCACCAACATAAACGCGTCGATGACCACAGCAGCGATCCGCTAAACGAAGAATTTAAGCAAGCGACGCGCGTGCACATGCTCTCCCGCAAAGAGCCTGCCGCCGAGCGCGGCTTGCTGAATCCGCGCATTCTGGACGTCACCGAGGCGCTGATCGGTCCGGACGTCTATGCGGTGCAGTCGATGATGTTCTTGAATCCGCCGGGCCGCGGCGGCCAAGGCTGGCATCAGGATGCCTGCTATATCAAGACGCATCCCGATACGCTCATCGGCGCCTGGATCGCGCTTGAGAAAGCCGATGAAGAGAACGGCTGCCTATGGGTTGCGCCGGGCTCCAACCATGAGCCGATCTATCCGCCGGTCGAGATCGGCGGCGGCAATATCCACGCGCTCGACGCCTTCTCGAATTTGAACAGCGTCAGCAATGTCAGCCATCTCGACGACGAGGTGAACACGCTGTCGAAGGTGGTCGCGAACTATCCGCCGCCGATTTCCGTCCCGCTTGAGCCGGGCGACGTGCTGTTCTTCCACTCGCACCTGTTCCACCGGTCCTACCCGAACAAGACGACGGACCGTTTCCGCCGCTCCTACGTGTGCCATTACTGCAACGCCCGCTCCTGGGTGCCATGGGATCATGACGGCTTCGAGGGCGACTCCGGCAATTACCGGCAAATTCTCGCCCGCGGCCGCACGCATCTTCCTTACGCGGAGCCGATATTCGGCACCGAGGTGTACCTGTACGAGGGCGACGACGGTGACGGCAGCAGCGTCAGCATGATGGGCATGGACAACGGCATGATGATGCCGGTTGTGCAGAAGAAATAA
- a CDS encoding SDR family NAD(P)-dependent oxidoreductase: MRLQNKVILITGSGSGIGKSTALLFAREGAKLIINDLSEQHGTETVREIQEAGGEAVFIRADVTNPAEVSAMVDQIIAKYGVIDVLFNNAGISGVGVLHEIEPEAWDRVINVNIRGVFLPSKYVIPHMIERRSGSIINMSSCIAEIGLARRASYAATKGAVLALTKSMQVDYAQYNIRVNALLPGTIMTPFVENYLKTSYADPASAIEGLKKRQLSEELGLPDDVAKAALFLASDESSFVMGAPLYVDGGVVFGKNA; this comes from the coding sequence ATGCGTCTGCAAAACAAAGTTATTCTCATTACGGGCTCCGGCTCCGGCATCGGCAAGAGCACGGCGCTGCTGTTCGCGCGCGAAGGCGCGAAGCTGATCATTAACGATCTGTCCGAGCAGCACGGGACGGAAACGGTCCGCGAAATTCAAGAGGCGGGCGGGGAAGCGGTTTTCATCCGCGCCGACGTCACGAATCCGGCCGAAGTATCCGCAATGGTCGATCAAATTATCGCGAAATACGGCGTCATCGACGTCCTCTTCAATAATGCCGGCATCAGCGGCGTCGGCGTTCTGCACGAAATCGAGCCGGAAGCTTGGGACCGCGTAATCAACGTCAACATCCGCGGCGTTTTCCTGCCAAGCAAGTATGTTATCCCTCATATGATCGAACGCCGTTCGGGCTCGATCATCAACATGTCCTCCTGCATCGCGGAGATCGGGCTTGCCCGCCGCGCATCCTACGCAGCGACGAAAGGCGCCGTGCTGGCGCTGACGAAGTCCATGCAAGTGGATTACGCGCAATATAACATTCGCGTTAACGCGCTGCTGCCGGGTACGATCATGACGCCGTTCGTCGAAAATTATTTGAAGACGTCCTACGCCGATCCTGCCTCGGCGATCGAAGGGCTGAAGAAGCGCCAGCTGAGCGAAGAGCTCGGCTTGCCGGATGATGTAGCCAAGGCGGCGCTGTTCCTCGCTTCGGACGAGTCTTCGTTCGTCATGGGCGCGCCTCTATATGTAGACGGCGGCGTCGTATTCGGAAAGAACGCTTAA
- a CDS encoding IclR family transcriptional regulator — protein MSEQRKYWVPALEKADKVLAMIAKDPAKHKLIDLSKRLEINKSSMFSLLGTMEALGWVNRAAGDTYTLGHAFAGFGASYLKQYDLHQHFQDEAAKVRDRLQETVQLAKQEGDQVLYLGKMEAVSPVRLHSEPGMRLPAYVTALGKAMLSQLNRDELLALYPQPELKKLTPYTIGHRDELFAQLDAIREQGYAIDDQESVMGFRCVAAPIRSGGGEMAAVSCSMLLHQWEVKATEAKREMIGLADRLSVTTNT, from the coding sequence GTGTCTGAGCAACGCAAATACTGGGTGCCTGCCTTGGAAAAGGCGGATAAGGTGCTGGCGATGATCGCGAAGGATCCGGCCAAGCACAAGCTGATCGATTTGTCGAAGCGGCTGGAAATTAACAAGAGCTCGATGTTCTCGCTGCTCGGCACGATGGAGGCGCTTGGCTGGGTCAATCGGGCGGCAGGCGACACGTACACGCTGGGCCATGCGTTTGCCGGGTTCGGCGCGTCGTATCTGAAGCAGTATGATTTGCACCAGCATTTCCAGGACGAAGCGGCGAAGGTTCGCGACCGGCTGCAGGAGACCGTTCAGCTGGCGAAGCAGGAAGGCGATCAAGTGCTGTACCTGGGCAAAATGGAAGCGGTATCGCCCGTACGGCTCCATTCCGAGCCGGGCATGCGGCTGCCGGCTTATGTAACGGCTCTCGGCAAGGCGATGCTCTCGCAGCTTAACCGGGACGAGCTGCTGGCTCTCTACCCGCAGCCCGAGCTGAAGAAGCTCACGCCTTACACGATCGGCCACCGCGACGAATTGTTCGCGCAGCTGGACGCGATTCGCGAGCAAGGCTACGCCATCGACGATCAGGAGTCCGTCATGGGCTTCCGCTGCGTGGCGGCGCCGATCCGGTCCGGCGGGGGCGAGATGGCGGCGGTCAGCTGCTCCATGCTGCTGCACCAGTGGGAAGTGAAAGCGACGGAAGCAAAGCGTGAAATGATCGGTCTGGCGGACCGGTTATCGGTAACAACCAACACATAG